A genomic stretch from Setaria viridis chromosome 1, Setaria_viridis_v4.0, whole genome shotgun sequence includes:
- the LOC117834373 gene encoding ubiquinol oxidase 1c, mitochondrial, translating into MSSRAAGSVLLRHLGPRVFGPVSSPVAAAPRPLLAQAAAAVWVRLLSTSTAEVKEEAAASKGNASSTAAAKAEAAEAAREGDGKKSPVVSSYWGIEPSKLVSKDGVEWRWSCFRPWESYKPDTSIDLTRHHKPKVLLDKIAYWTVKSLRFPTDIFFQRRYGCRAMMLETVAAVPGMVGGMLLHLRSLRRFEHSGGWIRALMEEAENERMHLMTFMEVAKPRWYERALVLAVQGVFFNAYFLGYLVSPKFAHRVVGYLEEEAIHSYTEFLKDIEAGKIENVPAPVIAIDYWQLPADARLKDVVTVVRADEAHHRDVNHFASDVHFQGMELKEVPAPLGYH; encoded by the exons AtgagctcccgcgccgccggatCCGTCCTCCTGCGCCACCTGGGCCCGCGCGTCTTCGGCCCGGTCTCCTCTccggtggccgcggcgccgaGGCCCCTGCTcgcccaggccgccgccgccgtgtgggTGCGGCTGCTGTCCACATCGACCGCAGAGgtgaaggaggaggcggccgcgtCGAAGGGGAACGCCAGCAGCACCGCGGCCGccaaggcggaggcggcggaggccgcgagggAGGGGGACGGGAAGAAGAGCCCCGTGGTCAGCAGCTACTGGGGCATTGAGCCGTCCAAGCTGGTGAGCAAGGACGGCGTCGAGTGGAGGTGGTCTTGCTTCAGG CCGTGGGAGTCGTACAAACCGGACACCTCGATCGATCTCACCAGGCACCACAAGCCCAAGGTGCTGCTCGACAAGATCGCCTACTGGACCGTCAAATCCCTGCGCTTTCCCACCGACATATTCTTCCAG AGGAGGTACGGCTGCCGCGCGATGATGctggagacggtggcggcggtgccggggatgGTGGGCGGCATGCTGCTGCACCTGCGCTCGCTCCGCCGCTTCGAGCACAGCGGCGGCTGGATCCGGGCGCTgatggaggaggccgagaaCGAGCGCATGCACCTCATGACCTTCATGGAGGTGGCCAAGCCCAGGTGGTACGAGCGCGCGCTCGTCCTCGCCGTGCAGGGGGTCTTCTTCAACGCCTATTTTCTCGGCTACCTCGTCTCCCCCAAGTTCGCGCACCGCGTCGTCGGCTACctcgaggaggaggccatcCACTCCTACACCGAGTTCCTCAAGGACATCGAGGCCGGCAAGATAGAGAACGTCCCCGCGCCGGTCATCGCCATCGACTACTGGCAGCTCCCGGCCGATGCCAGGCTAAAGGACGTCGTTACCGTGGTGAGGGCCGACGAGGCGCACCACCGCGACGTCAACCACTTTGCTTCG GACGTCCATTTCCaggggatggagctcaaggaggtgcctgCGCCGCTTGGATATCATTGA
- the LOC117834341 gene encoding polyamine transporter PUT1 isoform X1, which produces MGDARSEVPLAVLQDRPASTATSPVPQPAEPGTDTGQQEKLPQNTAPAASSAPMGECSTEYRGLPDGNGAVADGVASVPETLRKVSIVPLVFLIFYEVSGGPFGIEDSVGAAGPLLAIAGFLVLPVIWSIPEALITAELGTMFPENGGYVVWVASALGPYWGFQQGWMKWLSGVIDNALYPVLFLDYLKSTVPALGGGPPRAFAVLGLTAVLTLLNYRGLTVVGWVAICLGVFSVLPFFVMGLISLPKIRPARWLVVDLHDVDWNLYLNTLFWNLNYWDSISTLSGEVENPGKTLPKALFYAVIFVVVGYLYPLLAGTGAVPLDRSQWSDGYFADLAKLLGGAWLMWWVQAAAALSNMGMFVAEMSSDSYQLLGMAERGMLPAFFARRSRHGTPLVGILFSASGVLLLSSMSFQEIVAAENFLYCFGMLLEFVAFVLLRVRRPGAPRPYRVPLGTAGCVAMLVPPTALIVVVLALSTLKVALVSLGAVAVGLVLQPLLRLVEKKGWLRFAVNSDLPDIGVGRAPDAADEPLAP; this is translated from the exons ATGGGCGACGCGCGGTCGGAGGTGCCGCTGGCCGTGCTCCAGGACCGCCCGgcctcgacggcgacgtcgccgGTGCCGCAGCCTGCGGAGCCTGGCACCGACACCGGACAGCAAGAG AAGCTTCCCCAGAACACTGCACCGGCAGCAAGTAGTGCTCCAATGGGCGAATGCAGCACGGAGTACAGGGGCCTCCCCGACGGCAATGGCGCCGTTGCTGACGGCGTGGCGTCGGTGCCGGAGACGCTCCGCAAGGTCTCCATCGTCCCGCTggtcttcctcatcttctacGAGGTCTCCGGCGGGCCGTTCGGCATCGAGGACAGCGTGGGCGCGGCAGGCCCGCTCCTCGCCATCGCCGGCTTCCTGGTCCTCCCCGTCATCTGGAGCATCCCGGAGGCGCTCATCACGGCGGAGCTCGGCACCATGTTCCCGGAGAACGGCGGGTACGTCGTGTGGGTCGCCTCCGCGCTCGGCCCCTACTGGGGGTTCCAGCaggggtggatgaagtggctGAGCGGCGTCATCGACAACGCGCTCTACCCCGTCCTCTTCCTCGACTACCTCAAGTCCACCGTGCcggcgctgggcggcggccCGCCGCGGGCGTTCGCGGTCCTGGGACTGACGGCGGTGCTGACGCTGCTGAACTACCGGGGGCTCACCGTCGTCGGCTGGGTCGCCATCTGCCTCGGGGTGTTCTCCGTCCTGCCGTTCTTCGTCATGGGGCTCATCTCTCTCCCCAAGATTCGGCCGGCGAGGTGGCTGGTCGTCGACCTCCACGACGTGGACTGGAACCTGTACCTCAACACGCTGTTCTGGAACCTCAACTACTGGGACTCGATCAGCACGCTGTCCGGCGAGGTGGAGAACCCCGGCAAGACGCTGCCCAAGGCGCTCTTCTACGCGGTGATCTTCGTGGTCGTGGGCTACCTGTACCCGCTcctcgccggcaccggcgccgtgCCGCTGGACCGGTCGCAGTGGAGCGACGGCTACTTCGCCGACCTCGCGAAGCTCCTCGGCGGCGCGTGGCTGATGTGGTgggtgcaggcggcggcggcgctgtcgaACATGGGCATGTTCGTCGCCGAGATGAGCAGCGACTCGTACCAGCTGCTGGGGATGGCGGAGCGGGGCATGCTGCCGGCCTTCTTCGCGCGGCGGTCGCGGCACGGAACGCCGCTGGTGGGCATCCTCTTCTCGGCCTCCGGCGTGCTGCTGCTCTCCTCCATGAGCTTCCAGGAGATCGTGGCCGCCGAGAACTTCCTCTACTGCTTCGGCATGCTGCTCGAGTTCGTCGCCTTCGTGCTGCTGCGCGTGCGCCggcccggcgcgccgcggccgtACCGCGTCCCGCTCGGGACCGCCGGGTGCGTGGCGATGCTGGTGCCGCCCACGGCGCTGATCGTGGTGGTACTCGCGCTGTCGACGCTCAAGGTGGCGCTGGTGAGCCTCGGCGCCGTGGCCGTCGGGCTCGTGCTGCAGCCGCTGCTGAggctcgtggagaagaagggGTGGCTCAGGTTCGCCGTGAACTCGGACCTCCCGGACATCGGCGTGGGGCGCGCACCCGACGCGGCGGACGAGCCGCTGGCGCCGTAG
- the LOC117834341 gene encoding polyamine transporter PUT1 isoform X2, translated as MGECSTEYRGLPDGNGAVADGVASVPETLRKVSIVPLVFLIFYEVSGGPFGIEDSVGAAGPLLAIAGFLVLPVIWSIPEALITAELGTMFPENGGYVVWVASALGPYWGFQQGWMKWLSGVIDNALYPVLFLDYLKSTVPALGGGPPRAFAVLGLTAVLTLLNYRGLTVVGWVAICLGVFSVLPFFVMGLISLPKIRPARWLVVDLHDVDWNLYLNTLFWNLNYWDSISTLSGEVENPGKTLPKALFYAVIFVVVGYLYPLLAGTGAVPLDRSQWSDGYFADLAKLLGGAWLMWWVQAAAALSNMGMFVAEMSSDSYQLLGMAERGMLPAFFARRSRHGTPLVGILFSASGVLLLSSMSFQEIVAAENFLYCFGMLLEFVAFVLLRVRRPGAPRPYRVPLGTAGCVAMLVPPTALIVVVLALSTLKVALVSLGAVAVGLVLQPLLRLVEKKGWLRFAVNSDLPDIGVGRAPDAADEPLAP; from the coding sequence ATGGGCGAATGCAGCACGGAGTACAGGGGCCTCCCCGACGGCAATGGCGCCGTTGCTGACGGCGTGGCGTCGGTGCCGGAGACGCTCCGCAAGGTCTCCATCGTCCCGCTggtcttcctcatcttctacGAGGTCTCCGGCGGGCCGTTCGGCATCGAGGACAGCGTGGGCGCGGCAGGCCCGCTCCTCGCCATCGCCGGCTTCCTGGTCCTCCCCGTCATCTGGAGCATCCCGGAGGCGCTCATCACGGCGGAGCTCGGCACCATGTTCCCGGAGAACGGCGGGTACGTCGTGTGGGTCGCCTCCGCGCTCGGCCCCTACTGGGGGTTCCAGCaggggtggatgaagtggctGAGCGGCGTCATCGACAACGCGCTCTACCCCGTCCTCTTCCTCGACTACCTCAAGTCCACCGTGCcggcgctgggcggcggccCGCCGCGGGCGTTCGCGGTCCTGGGACTGACGGCGGTGCTGACGCTGCTGAACTACCGGGGGCTCACCGTCGTCGGCTGGGTCGCCATCTGCCTCGGGGTGTTCTCCGTCCTGCCGTTCTTCGTCATGGGGCTCATCTCTCTCCCCAAGATTCGGCCGGCGAGGTGGCTGGTCGTCGACCTCCACGACGTGGACTGGAACCTGTACCTCAACACGCTGTTCTGGAACCTCAACTACTGGGACTCGATCAGCACGCTGTCCGGCGAGGTGGAGAACCCCGGCAAGACGCTGCCCAAGGCGCTCTTCTACGCGGTGATCTTCGTGGTCGTGGGCTACCTGTACCCGCTcctcgccggcaccggcgccgtgCCGCTGGACCGGTCGCAGTGGAGCGACGGCTACTTCGCCGACCTCGCGAAGCTCCTCGGCGGCGCGTGGCTGATGTGGTgggtgcaggcggcggcggcgctgtcgaACATGGGCATGTTCGTCGCCGAGATGAGCAGCGACTCGTACCAGCTGCTGGGGATGGCGGAGCGGGGCATGCTGCCGGCCTTCTTCGCGCGGCGGTCGCGGCACGGAACGCCGCTGGTGGGCATCCTCTTCTCGGCCTCCGGCGTGCTGCTGCTCTCCTCCATGAGCTTCCAGGAGATCGTGGCCGCCGAGAACTTCCTCTACTGCTTCGGCATGCTGCTCGAGTTCGTCGCCTTCGTGCTGCTGCGCGTGCGCCggcccggcgcgccgcggccgtACCGCGTCCCGCTCGGGACCGCCGGGTGCGTGGCGATGCTGGTGCCGCCCACGGCGCTGATCGTGGTGGTACTCGCGCTGTCGACGCTCAAGGTGGCGCTGGTGAGCCTCGGCGCCGTGGCCGTCGGGCTCGTGCTGCAGCCGCTGCTGAggctcgtggagaagaagggGTGGCTCAGGTTCGCCGTGAACTCGGACCTCCCGGACATCGGCGTGGGGCGCGCACCCGACGCGGCGGACGAGCCGCTGGCGCCGTAG
- the LOC117834451 gene encoding cyclin-dependent kinase F-4 isoform X1, with protein sequence MDRFKLIKEVGDGTFGSVWRAINKQNGEVVAVKKMKKKYYSFEECMSLREVKSLRRMNHPNIVKLKEVIRENDILYFIMEYMECNLYQLMKDKVKPFPESDVRNWCFQIFQALAYMHQRGYFHRDLKPENLLVNKDVIKLADFGLAREVSSVPPYTEYVSTRWYRAPEVLLQSSAYDSAVDMWAMGAIMAELLTLHPLFPGTSEADEIHKICNVIGSPDEQSWPQGLSLAEAMKYQFPQIKGNKLSEVMTSASSEAIDLISSLCSWDPCKRPKATEVLQHTFFQGCTYVPPPVRSKASALPKTPPCVGAKGVSENNVARRYSTGTLSTMKSHSTTSTKLNSLSKTGVQRKLHMDRPAPQKSTRPPENSNKLTMNRVPARNSPGNPVLRHSRSLPETGRGTIQKVSSITEKLSHMSVTSRTRSTLKPAVPMLKAGHGKSDFLGKSDDIPPAKRLTRKLVS encoded by the exons ATGGATAG ATTCAAGTTGATAAAGGAAGTTGGTGATGGGACTTTCGGGAGTGTATGGCGTGCTATAAATAAACAGAATGGTGAAGTT GTTGCTGTtaagaaaatgaagaaaaagtaTTATTCTTTTGAGGAATGTATGAGTCTGCGTGAAGTAAAG tctTTACGGCGCATGAATCATCCTAACATCGTGAAGCTCAAGGAGGTTATCAGGGAAAATGATATACTTTACTTCATAATGGAATACATG GAGTGTAATCTCTACCAACTTATGAAAGATAAGGTCAAACCTTTCCCGGAGTCTGATGTCCGCAACTGGTGCTTTCAGATTTTTCAGGCTCTTGCTTACATGCATCAGAGGGGCTACTTTCATCGTGACCTAAAACCTG AGAATTTGTTGGTTAACAAAGATGTCATAAAGTTAGCAGACTTTGGTCTTGCAAGGGAAGTCTCATCAGTGCCACCCTACACAGAATACGTCTCAACTCGCTG GTATCGAGCACCGGAAGTCTTGCTCCAGTCATCTGCATATGATTCTGCAGTTG ATATGTGGGCTATGGGTGCCATAATGGCTGAGCTGTTGACACTCCATCCTCTTTTCCCTGGCACCAG TGAAGCGGATGAGATTCACAAGATATGCAATGTTATCGGTAGTCCAGATGAGCAATCTTGGCCCCAAGGATTGTCTCTTGCAGAAGCCATGAAGTATCAGTTCCCACAG ATCAAAGGCAATAAACTATCGGAAGTGATGACATCAGCTAGTAGCGAGGCAATCGACCTCATATCA TCACTGTGCTCATGGGATCCTTGCAAGAGACCAAAGGCCACAGAAGTCCTCCAGCATACCTTCTTTCAG GGTTGTACATACGTTCCACCACCTGTTCGGTCGAAAGCTTCAGCACTTCCTAAAACTCCTCCATGTG TTGGAGCGAAAGGAGTTTCAGAGAACAATGTTGCTCGAAGATACTCAACTGGAACTCTATCCACGATGAAATCTCATAGCACCACATCCACAAAATTAAATAGTTTATCTAAAACTG GTGTCCAAAGAAAACTTCACATGGATCGTCCGGCACCGCAGAAGAGTACGAGGCCACCAGAGAACAGCAATAAACTAACTATGAATCGGGTACCAGCTCGGAATAGCCCAG GGAATCCTGTACTTAGGCATTCACGCAGTTTGCCCGAAACTGGACGGGGAACAATACAGAAGGTCTCGTCAATTACAGAGAAACTTTCCCATATGTCTGTGACATCCAGAACACGAAGCACTCTGAAGCCTGCTGTACCGATGTTGAAGGCTGGGCATGGCAAGTCGGACTTCCTCGGGAAGTCTGACGATATCCCTCCAGCAAAGAGGCTGACACGAAAATTGGTCAGCTAA
- the LOC117834451 gene encoding cyclin-dependent kinase F-4 isoform X2 gives MKKKYYSFEECMSLREVKSLRRMNHPNIVKLKEVIRENDILYFIMEYMECNLYQLMKDKVKPFPESDVRNWCFQIFQALAYMHQRGYFHRDLKPENLLVNKDVIKLADFGLAREVSSVPPYTEYVSTRWYRAPEVLLQSSAYDSAVDMWAMGAIMAELLTLHPLFPGTSEADEIHKICNVIGSPDEQSWPQGLSLAEAMKYQFPQIKGNKLSEVMTSASSEAIDLISSLCSWDPCKRPKATEVLQHTFFQGCTYVPPPVRSKASALPKTPPCVGAKGVSENNVARRYSTGTLSTMKSHSTTSTKLNSLSKTGVQRKLHMDRPAPQKSTRPPENSNKLTMNRVPARNSPGNPVLRHSRSLPETGRGTIQKVSSITEKLSHMSVTSRTRSTLKPAVPMLKAGHGKSDFLGKSDDIPPAKRLTRKLVS, from the exons atgaagaaaaagtaTTATTCTTTTGAGGAATGTATGAGTCTGCGTGAAGTAAAG tctTTACGGCGCATGAATCATCCTAACATCGTGAAGCTCAAGGAGGTTATCAGGGAAAATGATATACTTTACTTCATAATGGAATACATG GAGTGTAATCTCTACCAACTTATGAAAGATAAGGTCAAACCTTTCCCGGAGTCTGATGTCCGCAACTGGTGCTTTCAGATTTTTCAGGCTCTTGCTTACATGCATCAGAGGGGCTACTTTCATCGTGACCTAAAACCTG AGAATTTGTTGGTTAACAAAGATGTCATAAAGTTAGCAGACTTTGGTCTTGCAAGGGAAGTCTCATCAGTGCCACCCTACACAGAATACGTCTCAACTCGCTG GTATCGAGCACCGGAAGTCTTGCTCCAGTCATCTGCATATGATTCTGCAGTTG ATATGTGGGCTATGGGTGCCATAATGGCTGAGCTGTTGACACTCCATCCTCTTTTCCCTGGCACCAG TGAAGCGGATGAGATTCACAAGATATGCAATGTTATCGGTAGTCCAGATGAGCAATCTTGGCCCCAAGGATTGTCTCTTGCAGAAGCCATGAAGTATCAGTTCCCACAG ATCAAAGGCAATAAACTATCGGAAGTGATGACATCAGCTAGTAGCGAGGCAATCGACCTCATATCA TCACTGTGCTCATGGGATCCTTGCAAGAGACCAAAGGCCACAGAAGTCCTCCAGCATACCTTCTTTCAG GGTTGTACATACGTTCCACCACCTGTTCGGTCGAAAGCTTCAGCACTTCCTAAAACTCCTCCATGTG TTGGAGCGAAAGGAGTTTCAGAGAACAATGTTGCTCGAAGATACTCAACTGGAACTCTATCCACGATGAAATCTCATAGCACCACATCCACAAAATTAAATAGTTTATCTAAAACTG GTGTCCAAAGAAAACTTCACATGGATCGTCCGGCACCGCAGAAGAGTACGAGGCCACCAGAGAACAGCAATAAACTAACTATGAATCGGGTACCAGCTCGGAATAGCCCAG GGAATCCTGTACTTAGGCATTCACGCAGTTTGCCCGAAACTGGACGGGGAACAATACAGAAGGTCTCGTCAATTACAGAGAAACTTTCCCATATGTCTGTGACATCCAGAACACGAAGCACTCTGAAGCCTGCTGTACCGATGTTGAAGGCTGGGCATGGCAAGTCGGACTTCCTCGGGAAGTCTGACGATATCCCTCCAGCAAAGAGGCTGACACGAAAATTGGTCAGCTAA
- the LOC117834488 gene encoding protein Brevis radix-like 2 — MLACIACSAKDGGDQDGPRAATPHGRDAGKSLTSQLKDMVLKFSGSGSRQYKAAGSPSFRGNRFHRNSRLAAYPGVIDDSGFASDGAAEGYGYMRTAAAARSVPPPPPWEAAKVVRGFPQHTRSPSASWIPSIGEEDEEEEEDDDEGVVVLEEDRVPREWTAQVEPGVQITFVSIPGGAGNDLKRIRFSREMFNKWEAQRWWGENYDRVVELYNVQTFSRQQGVSTPTSSVDDATQRDSSFYSRAGSTRESPVILPPTAAGRQQPIARAASCRAMAAASSTARAACNPSSTAVPDPSDHVWAHHFNLLNSAPAPPHFDPSRATTSSLDEASVSVSNASDLEATEWVEQDEPGVCITIREFGDGTRELRRVRFSRERFGEERAKVWWEQNRDRIHAQYL; from the exons ATGCTGGCGTGCATCGCGTGCTCGGccaaggacggcggcgatcaggacggcccccgcgccgccacgcccCACGGCAGGGACGCCGGCAAGTCCCTCACCTCCCAG CTCAAGGACATGGTGCTCAAGTTCTCCGGCTCCGGCAGCAGGCAGTACAAGGCCGCGGGGAGCCCCTCGTTCAGGGGCAACCGCTTCCACCGCAACAGCCGCCTCGCCGCGTACCCGGGCGTCATCGACGACTCGGGCTTCGCGTCGGACGGTGCCGCCGAGGGCTACGGTTACatgaggacggcggcggccgcgagatccgtgccgccgccgccgccttgggaGGCGGCCAAGGTCGTGCGTGGCTTCCCGCAGCACACCAGGAGCCCGAGCGCGAGCTGGATACCGAGCAtcggggaggaggacgaggaggaggaggaggatgacgacgagggGGTTGTTGTGCTGGAGGAGGACCGCGTGCCGCGGGAGTGGACGGCGCAGGTGGAGCCCGGCGTGCAGATCACCTTCGTCTCCATCCCCGGCGGTGCCGGCAACGACCTCAAGCGCATCCGCTTCAG CCGCGAGATGTTCAACAAGTGGGAGGCGCAGCGGTGGTGGGGGGAGAACTACGACCGCGTGGTGGAGCTGTACAACGTGCAGACGTTCAGCCGGCAGCAGGGCGTCTCCACGCCGACGTCCTCCGTCGACGACGCCACGCAG AGAGATTCTTCGTTCTACTCCCGCGCCGGGTCGACGAGGGAGAGCCCGGTGATCCTTccgccgacggcggccggccggcagcagcCGATCGCCCGCGCCGCGTCGTGCAGGGCGATGGCCGCGGCGTCCTCCACGGCGCGAGCCGCGTGCAACCCGTCGTCCACGGCCGTGCCGGACCCTTCGGACCACGTGTGGGCGCACCACTTCAACCTGCTCAACTCCGCGCCGGCTCCACCGCACTTCGACCCGTCGCGCGCGACGACGTCGTCCCTGGACGAGGCGTCCGTGTCCGTGAGCAACGCGAGCGACCTGGAGGCCACGGAGTGGGTGGAGCAGGACGAGCCCGGCGTGTGCATCACCATCCGCGAGTTCGGCGACGGCACCCGCGAGCTCCGCCGCGTCCGCTTCAG CCGAGAGAGGTTCGGCGAGGAGAGGGCCAAGGTGTGGTGGGAGCAGAACAGGGACAGAATACACGCGCAGTACCTGTGA